The Monodelphis domestica isolate mMonDom1 chromosome 7, mMonDom1.pri, whole genome shotgun sequence genome window below encodes:
- the LOC130455649 gene encoding RING finger protein 112-like yields the protein MENRNDRLSSFLLRNPSPRTLDFLNFELNCSICLELFRDPVSIECGHNFCAQCITCHWDSGAPGSRPARCPECRRRCDRSKLVPDTRLRGLLENMNSLQQRANSDQIPCDVSNVEAKPLPLIQVNSAKDFTLDEDVLSQCLNHPQARNTQVCVISVAGEQRTGKSFLLNYLIQRLQGLKSKDPQWMKGGRAPQGFQCKPGAQSITKGLWIWSQPFILKEKGKEVAVFLVDTEGTISLETDKEMNAKLIALSMLLSSFQILNVSRMLKETDLDHLEMFLHIAEEIGKYFEMEPIQHLDLLVRDWFYPTTFGEEAGETHMNDVMQKISDKYPRIQKAFRSKQTRCYLLPFPGKKVACSGNANPEDMDPDFCEHLQAYITDVCSSAVQNVTRWSTGNFLTGRELAEKILKLSDLVKKKEFGFSSSLDSMTTELYNMRMIKDARKEFEDFITEQDSSTKNMFGAVKILPKNMWKCLSQKKDFVLFNLRMTLKGPGKKQLMNSFEEEIQKKAEDFQDSYKMRFCRQASALGGVVGAGILGFGIVGAGVATTVFTTEATALATGATVGATAFGGGVGAGIGAAVGRAKGEETVPEEEWD from the exons ATCCAGCTTCCTTCTGAGAAACCCCTCACCGAGAACGTTGGACTTCTTGAACTTTGAACTCAACTGCTCCATCTGTTTGGAGTTGTTCCGGGATCCTGTCTCCATTGAATGTGGCCACAACTTCTGTGCTCAGTGCATCACCTGTCATTGGGACTCAGGTGCCCCAGGTTCCCGGCCAGCTCGCTGCCCCGAGTGCCGTAGACGTTGTGACAGGAGTAAGCTAGTTCCAGACACGCGACTCCGGGGTTTGTTGGAGAATATGAACTCCCTTCAACAGAGGGCAAACTCAGACCAG aTCCCCTGTGATGTTTCCAATGTGGAAGCAAAACCTCTGCCGTTGATTCAAGTTAACTCCGCCAAGGATTTCACCCTGGATGAAGATGTTCTGTCTCAGTGTCTGAATCACCCTCAAGCCAGGAATACTCAAGTCTGTGTCATCTCTGTCGCGGGGGAGCAGAGAACAGGAAAGTCTTTTCTTCTCAACTATCTAATCCAAAGATTGCAGGGTCTG AAGTCCAAGGATCCCCAATGGATGAAAGGAGGAAGAGCTCCTCAGGGGTTCCAGTGTAAACCAGGAGCCCAAAGCATCACCAAGGGCCTATGGATATGGAGCCAGCCATTTATTctgaaggagaaggggaaagag GTGGCTGTATTTCTTGTGGACACAGAAGGGACCATAAGTCTAGAAACGGACAAGGAAATGAATGCCAAGCTCATTGCTCTCAGCATGCTGCTCAGCTCCTTTCAG ATTCTCAATGTCTCTCGGATGCTGAAGGAAACAGATTTGGATCATCTAGaa ATGTTCCTCCACATTGCTGAAGAGataggaaaatattttgagaTGGAACCAATACAG cATCTGGATCTGTTAGTCCGGGACTGGTTTTATCCAACTACGTTTGGAGAGGAAGCAGGCGAAACACACATGAATGATGTGATGCAG AAAATCTCTGACAAATATCCCAGGATTCAGAAGGCGTTTAGGAGTAAACAAACCCGCTGCTACCTCTTGCCATTTCCTGGGAAAAAAGTGGCATGCAGTGGCAATGCAAATCCAGAAG ACATGGATCCAGATTTCTGTGAGCATCTACAAGCCTACATCACAGACGTTTGCAGTTCAGCCGTCCAGAATGTGACAAGATGGTCAACTGGGAATTTCCTCACTGGTAGAGAATTAGCTGAGAAGATCTTG AAACTCTCTGATctggtaaagaagaaagaatttggatTCTCTTCCTCGCTTGATTCG ATGACTACTGAGCTCTACAACATGAGGATGATTAAAGATGCTAGAAAAGAGTTTGAGGACTTCATAACGGAACAG GATTCTTCCACAAAGAACATGTTTGGTGCTGTGAAGATTCTTCCTAAAAACATGTGGAAATGCCTCTCACAAAAGAAGGATTTTGTCTTGTTTAATCTCAGAATGACTTTGAAGGGCCCAGGGAAGAAACAACTTATGAACAGCTTTgaggaagagattcagaaaaAAGCTGAGGACTTCCAGGATTCCTATAAAATGCGTTTCTGTCGACAGGCTTCTGCCCTGGGTGGAGTTGTGGGAGCTGGTATCCTGGGGTTTGGTATAGTGGGAGCTGGTGTGGCCACCACTGTTTTTACTACTGAGGCTACAGCTTTGGCCACAGGGGCCACAGTGGGTGCCACAGCTTTTGGGGGTGGTGTGGGAGCTGGCATTGGGGCTGCTGTGGGTAGAGCCAAAGGTGAGGAAACAGTTCCTGAAGAGGAATGGGACTAG